The following proteins are co-located in the Triplophysa dalaica isolate WHDGS20190420 chromosome 2, ASM1584641v1, whole genome shotgun sequence genome:
- the il15 gene encoding interleukin-15: MILMTICFAIIVGFRNKPPKLKTMRIVRCGCNPWCIETHLECPLNSEVWNSFLILSCLSALMPVADSHKIQALIDLKNALNQTRAAFERSDASLYAPNIESINKCTNKFFDCYLLEMNVVLHEEKVTGINMEKVEATFEEYKERNCSSIHPCEAEELTTSVVFYERMKTFLEKLTVLCQDKPSESSCD; the protein is encoded by the exons ATGATTCTTATGACCATCTGCTTCGCAATTATCGTAGGATTTAGGAATAAACCACCAAAACTTAAAACAATG AGAATTGTGAGATGTGGTTGTAACCCCTGGTGCATTGAAACTCACCTGGAATGCCCTTTGAACTCCGAGGTTTGGAATTCTTTCTTAATTCTAAG ctgTCTAAGTGCTCTGATGCCTGTGGCTGACAGTCATAAAATACAGGCTCTGATAGACCTCAAGAATGCTCTAAACCAGACAAGAGCTGCATTTGAA AGGTCCGATGCCAGCTTGTATGCACCAAATATTGAAAGTATCAAT AAATGTACAAATAAGTTTTTCGACTGCTATTTGTTGGAGATGAACGTTGTTCTGCATGAGGAAAAGGTCACAGGtataaacatggaaaaagtgGAGGCAACTTTTGAGGAATATAAAGAACGT AACTGCTCATCTATACATCCATGTGAAGCAGAAGAGCTCACAAcctctgttgtgttttatgaaagGATGAAAACTTTTCTTGAAAAATTGACTGTTCTTTGCCAGGATAAACCTAGTGAATCTTCGTGTGATTAG